The Acidobacteriota bacterium genome has a window encoding:
- a CDS encoding DNA polymerase Y family protein: protein MRIACFYVPLFPLAARLRSEPELATETVAIVEGNGSRAFIAAASKRARVLGVRAGMTLPQGRAIVPGLIARGRDADCEKAAQEALLDVAARLSPRVEDGAAGVAYMEISGLERHYAGSDHPERALASSALHEAEREGLRARVGIAASKLAARIAAELPESPTIVEPGDEMKFLAPLPIERLDPGLEIGRTLDRWGIRSIGELANLSEAEVATRLGETGRQLHCSARGFDPTPIIPRVPPPEFSEGMDLEWPLVALEPFLFVANAALDRLCRRMESLGFSCRILEVSLRLEPDGFHDRTIRLPTPTREVKTLLTFVRLELEATPPGAPVTGFLFTAHPDRPRTAQMSLFGPPAMSPDRIATTIARLSSMVSRERVGSPRTVDSRSPERFNLVAFDPPPPPMNRRDPAPHRGLLTVRTIRPPVELEVILELDTSRETRPVRLRPLDSKESRIEGAVRVASGPWRLEEGWWSDHPVERSYWDVELARGGLYRIYYDSTKEKWFADGMYD, encoded by the coding sequence ATGCGAATCGCCTGCTTCTACGTTCCGCTCTTTCCTCTCGCTGCCCGGCTGCGAAGCGAGCCGGAGCTCGCGACCGAAACGGTTGCCATCGTCGAGGGGAATGGATCGCGCGCTTTCATCGCGGCCGCCTCGAAGCGGGCGCGCGTGCTCGGGGTGCGCGCCGGGATGACGCTTCCCCAGGGGCGTGCGATCGTCCCCGGCCTCATCGCACGAGGGCGCGACGCCGACTGCGAGAAAGCAGCGCAGGAAGCGCTTCTCGATGTCGCGGCCCGTCTTTCTCCCCGTGTCGAGGACGGCGCGGCGGGAGTGGCTTACATGGAAATCTCGGGGCTCGAGCGGCACTACGCGGGTTCGGATCATCCGGAGCGCGCGCTCGCCTCCTCGGCTTTGCACGAGGCGGAACGGGAAGGGCTCCGCGCGCGGGTCGGAATCGCAGCGAGCAAGCTCGCGGCACGGATCGCGGCCGAGCTTCCGGAGTCTCCGACGATCGTCGAGCCGGGAGACGAGATGAAGTTCCTGGCGCCGCTTCCGATCGAGCGTCTCGATCCCGGGCTCGAGATCGGACGGACGCTCGACCGATGGGGGATCCGTTCGATCGGAGAGCTCGCGAATCTTTCGGAAGCGGAAGTGGCGACGCGGCTGGGCGAGACCGGCCGGCAGCTTCATTGTTCCGCACGAGGATTCGATCCGACTCCGATCATTCCGCGCGTGCCGCCGCCGGAGTTCAGCGAGGGGATGGATCTGGAGTGGCCGCTGGTGGCTCTCGAGCCGTTTCTCTTCGTCGCGAATGCGGCGCTCGACCGGCTCTGCCGCCGGATGGAGTCGCTCGGGTTTTCCTGCAGGATTCTCGAGGTGTCGCTCCGCCTCGAGCCCGACGGCTTTCACGATCGAACGATCCGGCTGCCGACTCCGACTCGAGAGGTCAAAACGCTGCTGACCTTCGTCAGGCTCGAGCTCGAAGCGACACCGCCGGGGGCGCCGGTCACCGGCTTCCTCTTCACGGCACATCCGGACCGGCCTCGGACCGCGCAGATGTCGCTTTTCGGTCCGCCCGCGATGTCGCCCGACAGGATCGCAACGACGATTGCGCGGCTCAGCTCAATGGTCAGCCGCGAGCGGGTCGGCTCGCCACGAACGGTCGACAGCCGGTCTCCCGAACGATTCAATCTCGTCGCCTTCGACCCTCCCCCTCCTCCGATGAACCGGCGGGATCCGGCACCGCACCGGGGACTCCTCACCGTCCGGACGATCCGCCCTCCCGTCGAGCTCGAGGTGATCCTCGAGCTCGACACCTCTCGGGAGACCCGCCCCGTGCGACTTCGCCCGCTCGACTCGAAGGAGTCGCGCATCGAGGGAGCGGTTCGGGTGGCTTCGGGACCGTGGCGTCTGGAAGAAGGGTGGTGGTCGGACCATCCGGTGGAGCGAAGTTACTGGGACGTCGAGCTCGCACGCGGCGGGCTCTACCGGATCTATTACGACTCGACAAAGGAGAAATGGTTTGCCGACGGGATGTATGACTGA
- a CDS encoding four helix bundle protein codes for MNQHWNGVQDVRDAGFDPKKIKSFKHLRVWKRAMDLVVEIYHLTEGMPREEVFGLTAQIRRSVISIPSNIAEGHARSSTGAYLNHLSIALGSLAELETQMILASRLNYLPDPDLEPAMECCREIGRMLNGLRKSLQPNSGAGI; via the coding sequence ATGAACCAGCATTGGAATGGAGTGCAAGATGTGAGGGATGCTGGATTTGATCCGAAAAAAATCAAGAGCTTCAAACATCTGCGCGTTTGGAAAAGAGCGATGGATCTCGTAGTCGAGATCTATCACTTGACTGAAGGAATGCCCCGCGAGGAAGTTTTCGGACTGACAGCTCAGATTCGACGTTCGGTGATATCGATTCCTTCAAACATTGCAGAAGGTCATGCGCGATCTTCGACCGGGGCATACCTGAATCATTTATCAATCGCACTTGGGTCACTCGCCGAGCTCGAAACTCAAATGATTCTGGCTTCGCGATTGAACTATCTGCCAGATCCCGATCTCGAGCCCGCCATGGAATGTTGTCGTGAAATAGGCCGAATGCTTAACGGCCTCCGGAAATCACTTCAACCTAACTCTGGCGCCGGAATCTGA